The Trichomycterus rosablanca isolate fTriRos1 chromosome 22, fTriRos1.hap1, whole genome shotgun sequence genome has a window encoding:
- the sgsm3 gene encoding small G protein signaling modulator 3 isoform X3, with protein MSGSYTPVPGGPFSALTPSMWPQDILAKYQQKDQNSESEPQYDEFGFRTDSDDGVESRGCQRPDGASHREDPQQRLRWQAHLEFTHNHTVGDLTWDLISPILPRSERLRSLVLGGIPHSMRPQLWMRLSGALQKKRTSDISYREIIKNSSNDETTAAKQIEKDLLRTMPTNACFSTLTSVGVPKLRRVLRGLAWLYPDIGYCQGTGMVVSCLLLFLEEEDALWMMCAMIEDLLPPSYFSSTLLGVQTDQRVLRHLIVQYLPRLDRLLQEHDIELSLITLHWFLTSFASVVDIRVLLRIWDLLFYEGSIVLFQVTLGMLKFKEEELVSSENSASIFNTLSDLPSQLEDGSAVLGEAVRVAGSLTQDTLDAQRHKHLAYILAEQAQLNSNNSRSLNSSLNKVVRRQGLRRKSTLSSLLFGEDEAEALKAKNIKQTELVAALREAIARTADHFHCLDPHQSTMELTPDYSMESHQQDHENFLVVSRTRRRRAKALLDFERHDDDELGFRKNDIITIISQKDEHCWVGELNGLRGWFPAKFVEVLDERSKEYSLAGDDTVTEAITDLVRGTLCPALKAIFQHGLKKTSILGGPCHPWLFIEEAASREVERDFNSVYSRLVLCKTYRLDEDGKVLTPEELLYRAVQSVNMSHDSAHAQMDVKFRSLICVGLNEQVLHLWLEVLCSSINAVEKWYQPWSFLRSPGWVQIKCELRVLSKFSFSLSQDCELPDKKEEKEQKPLKEGVQDMLVKHHLFSWDIDG; from the exons atgtccg GTAGCTACACCCCGGTCCCTGGGGGCCCTTTTTCAGCACTCACACCTAGCATGTGGCCCCAGGACATCCTGGCCAAGTACCAACAG AAAGACCAAAATAGTGAATCAGAACCTCAGTATGATGAGTTTGGCTTCCGGACCGACAGCGATG ATGGGGTGGAGTCACGCGGGTGTCAACGACCTGATGGAGCTTCACATAGAGAAGACCCACAGCAGAGGCTGCGCTGGCAGGCCCACCTGGAGTTCACCCACAACCACACAGTCGGAGACCTCACCTGGGACCTCATCTCTCCCATCTTGCCCCGCTCAGAACGCCTTCGATCACTTGTGCTGGGTGGTATACCACATAGCATGAGGCCACAG TTATGGATGCGCCTGTCAGGCGCTCTACAGAAGAAGAGAACATCAGACATTTCTTACAGGGAAATCATTAAAAACAGCTCAAATGATGAAACCACAGCAGCCAAACAG ATAGAGAAAGATCTCTTGAGGACCATGCCCACGAACGCATGCTTTAGTACCCTGACGAGCGTCGGCGTGCCCAAACTCAGACGGGTCCTGAGAGGGTTGGCATGGCTTTATCCAGACATCGGCTACTGTCAGGGAACCGGCATG GTGGTGTCGTGTTTGCTGCTCTTCCTGGAGGAAGAGGACGCTCTGTGGATGATGTGTGCCATGATTGAGGATCTGCTTCCCCCATCCTACTTCTCCTCTACGCTGCTCGGTGTTCAGACAGACCAGCGGGTTTTGCGGCACCTCATCGTGCAGTACCTGCCCCGCCTGGACCGCTTGCTACAGGAACATGATATTG AACTTTCTCTCATCACTCTGCATTGGTTCCTTACCTCGTTTGCCAGTGTGGTGGATATCCGAGTGCTGCTGCGTATCTGGGACCTGCTTTTCTACGAGGGCTCCATTGTGCTTTTCCAGGTCACACTGGGAATGCTTAAGTTCAAG GAAGAGGAGCTGGTGTCGTCAGAAAACTCAGCATCTATATTTAACACTCTGTCGGACCTGCCCAGTCAGTTGGAGGATGGCTCGGCAGTGCTCGGAGAGGCCGTGAGGGTGGCCGGCTCGCTCACTCAAGACACACTGGACGCTCAGAGACACAAGCACCTGGCGTACATCCTGGCCGAGCAAGCGCAGCTCAACTCCAACAACTCGCGTTCTCTTAACAGCAGTCTCAACAAG GTGGTGCGGAGGCAGGGTCTGCGCAGGAAGTCCACGCTGAGCTCGCTGCTGTTCGGGGAGGACGAGGCAGAGGCACTCAAAGCCAAAAACATTAAGCAGACAGAGCTGGTGGCAGCACTACGGGAGGCCATCGCTCGCACAGCTGATCACTTTCACTGCCTGGATCCTCACCAATCCACCATG GAACTGACTCCGGATTACTCCATGGAGAGTCATCAGCAGGACCACGAGAACTTTTTAGTGGTTTCACGGACTCGCCGGAGACGGGCGAAGGCACTTTTGGATTTTGAGCGGCATGACGACGATGAGCTGGGCTTTCGGAAAAATGACATTATCACA ATTATCTCACAGAAGGATGAGCATTGTTGGGTGGGAGAGCTGAACGGGCTGAGGG GTTGGTTTCCAGCTAAATTTGTTGAAGTCCTTGATGAAAGGAGTAAAGAG TATTCCTTAGCAGGAGACGACACCGTGACTGAGGCAATAACCGATTTGGTCCGGGGAACATTGTGTCCGGCGCTCAAGGCTATTTTTCAGCATGGTCTGAAGAAAACATCTATACTTGGAGGACCCTGTCACCCCTGGCTTTTCATTGAGGAG GCTGCTAGCAGGGAGGTTGAGAGGGACTTCAACTCGGTTTACTCCAGACTGGTCCTGTGCAAAACATACAG GTTAGATGAAGATGGGAAAGTGCTGACTCCTGAAGAGTTGCTCTACAGA GCTGTTCAATCTGTCAATATGAGTCACGACTCCGCACACGCTCAGATGGATGTCAAGTTTCGCTCTCTCATCTGCGTGGGACTGAA TGAGCAGGTGCTGCATCTGTGGCTGGAAGTGCTGTGCTCCAGTATTAACGCAGTAGAGAAGTGGTACCAGCCCTGGTCATTCCTGCGCAGTCCAGGTTGGGTTCAGATCAAGTGTGAGCTCAG AGTCCTCTCCAAGTTCTCGTTCAGTCTTTCACAAGATTGTGAATTGCCTGACAAAAAAGAG GAAAAGGAGCAGAAGCCTCTGAAGGAGGGGGTTCAGGACATGCTGGTCAAACATCATCTCTTCAGCTGGGACATTGATGGCTAG
- the sgsm3 gene encoding small G protein signaling modulator 3 isoform X1, whose amino-acid sequence MSGSYTPVPGGPFSALTPSMWPQDILAKYQQKDQNSESEPQYDEFGFRTDSDDGVESRGCQRPDGASHREDPQQRLRWQAHLEFTHNHTVGDLTWDLISPILPRSERLRSLVLGGIPHSMRPQLWMRLSGALQKKRTSDISYREIIKNSSNDETTAAKQIEKDLLRTMPTNACFSTLTSVGVPKLRRVLRGLAWLYPDIGYCQGTGMVVSCLLLFLEEEDALWMMCAMIEDLLPPSYFSSTLLGVQTDQRVLRHLIVQYLPRLDRLLQEHDIELSLITLHWFLTSFASVVDIRVLLRIWDLLFYEGSIVLFQVTLGMLKFKEEELVSSENSASIFNTLSDLPSQLEDGSAVLGEAVRVAGSLTQDTLDAQRHKHLAYILAEQAQLNSNNSRSLNSSLNKVVRRQGLRRKSTLSSLLFGEDEAEALKAKNIKQTELVAALREAIARTADHFHCLDPHQSTMELTPDYSMESHQQDHENFLVVSRTRRRRAKALLDFERHDDDELGFRKNDIITIISQKDEHCWVGELNGLRGWFPAKFVEVLDERSKEYSLAGDDTVTEAITDLVRGTLCPALKAIFQHGLKKTSILGGPCHPWLFIEEAASREVERDFNSVYSRLVLCKTYRLDEDGKVLTPEELLYRVFFFQAVQSVNMSHDSAHAQMDVKFRSLICVGLNEQVLHLWLEVLCSSINAVEKWYQPWSFLRSPGWVQIKCELRVLSKFSFSLSQDCELPDKKEEKEQKPLKEGVQDMLVKHHLFSWDIDG is encoded by the exons atgtccg GTAGCTACACCCCGGTCCCTGGGGGCCCTTTTTCAGCACTCACACCTAGCATGTGGCCCCAGGACATCCTGGCCAAGTACCAACAG AAAGACCAAAATAGTGAATCAGAACCTCAGTATGATGAGTTTGGCTTCCGGACCGACAGCGATG ATGGGGTGGAGTCACGCGGGTGTCAACGACCTGATGGAGCTTCACATAGAGAAGACCCACAGCAGAGGCTGCGCTGGCAGGCCCACCTGGAGTTCACCCACAACCACACAGTCGGAGACCTCACCTGGGACCTCATCTCTCCCATCTTGCCCCGCTCAGAACGCCTTCGATCACTTGTGCTGGGTGGTATACCACATAGCATGAGGCCACAG TTATGGATGCGCCTGTCAGGCGCTCTACAGAAGAAGAGAACATCAGACATTTCTTACAGGGAAATCATTAAAAACAGCTCAAATGATGAAACCACAGCAGCCAAACAG ATAGAGAAAGATCTCTTGAGGACCATGCCCACGAACGCATGCTTTAGTACCCTGACGAGCGTCGGCGTGCCCAAACTCAGACGGGTCCTGAGAGGGTTGGCATGGCTTTATCCAGACATCGGCTACTGTCAGGGAACCGGCATG GTGGTGTCGTGTTTGCTGCTCTTCCTGGAGGAAGAGGACGCTCTGTGGATGATGTGTGCCATGATTGAGGATCTGCTTCCCCCATCCTACTTCTCCTCTACGCTGCTCGGTGTTCAGACAGACCAGCGGGTTTTGCGGCACCTCATCGTGCAGTACCTGCCCCGCCTGGACCGCTTGCTACAGGAACATGATATTG AACTTTCTCTCATCACTCTGCATTGGTTCCTTACCTCGTTTGCCAGTGTGGTGGATATCCGAGTGCTGCTGCGTATCTGGGACCTGCTTTTCTACGAGGGCTCCATTGTGCTTTTCCAGGTCACACTGGGAATGCTTAAGTTCAAG GAAGAGGAGCTGGTGTCGTCAGAAAACTCAGCATCTATATTTAACACTCTGTCGGACCTGCCCAGTCAGTTGGAGGATGGCTCGGCAGTGCTCGGAGAGGCCGTGAGGGTGGCCGGCTCGCTCACTCAAGACACACTGGACGCTCAGAGACACAAGCACCTGGCGTACATCCTGGCCGAGCAAGCGCAGCTCAACTCCAACAACTCGCGTTCTCTTAACAGCAGTCTCAACAAG GTGGTGCGGAGGCAGGGTCTGCGCAGGAAGTCCACGCTGAGCTCGCTGCTGTTCGGGGAGGACGAGGCAGAGGCACTCAAAGCCAAAAACATTAAGCAGACAGAGCTGGTGGCAGCACTACGGGAGGCCATCGCTCGCACAGCTGATCACTTTCACTGCCTGGATCCTCACCAATCCACCATG GAACTGACTCCGGATTACTCCATGGAGAGTCATCAGCAGGACCACGAGAACTTTTTAGTGGTTTCACGGACTCGCCGGAGACGGGCGAAGGCACTTTTGGATTTTGAGCGGCATGACGACGATGAGCTGGGCTTTCGGAAAAATGACATTATCACA ATTATCTCACAGAAGGATGAGCATTGTTGGGTGGGAGAGCTGAACGGGCTGAGGG GTTGGTTTCCAGCTAAATTTGTTGAAGTCCTTGATGAAAGGAGTAAAGAG TATTCCTTAGCAGGAGACGACACCGTGACTGAGGCAATAACCGATTTGGTCCGGGGAACATTGTGTCCGGCGCTCAAGGCTATTTTTCAGCATGGTCTGAAGAAAACATCTATACTTGGAGGACCCTGTCACCCCTGGCTTTTCATTGAGGAG GCTGCTAGCAGGGAGGTTGAGAGGGACTTCAACTCGGTTTACTCCAGACTGGTCCTGTGCAAAACATACAG GTTAGATGAAGATGGGAAAGTGCTGACTCCTGAAGAGTTGCTCTACAGA GTCTTCTTTTTTCAGGCTGTTCAATCTGTCAATATGAGTCACGACTCCGCACACGCTCAGATGGATGTCAAGTTTCGCTCTCTCATCTGCGTGGGACTGAA TGAGCAGGTGCTGCATCTGTGGCTGGAAGTGCTGTGCTCCAGTATTAACGCAGTAGAGAAGTGGTACCAGCCCTGGTCATTCCTGCGCAGTCCAGGTTGGGTTCAGATCAAGTGTGAGCTCAG AGTCCTCTCCAAGTTCTCGTTCAGTCTTTCACAAGATTGTGAATTGCCTGACAAAAAAGAG GAAAAGGAGCAGAAGCCTCTGAAGGAGGGGGTTCAGGACATGCTGGTCAAACATCATCTCTTCAGCTGGGACATTGATGGCTAG
- the sgsm3 gene encoding small G protein signaling modulator 3 isoform X2 — protein MSGSYTPVPGGPFSALTPSMWPQDILAKYQQKDQNSESEPQYDEFGFRTDSDDGVESRGCQRPDGASHREDPQQRLRWQAHLEFTHNHTVGDLTWDLISPILPRSERLRSLVLGGIPHSMRPQLWMRLSGALQKKRTSDISYREIIKNSSNDETTAAKQIEKDLLRTMPTNACFSTLTSVGVPKLRRVLRGLAWLYPDIGYCQGTGMVVSCLLLFLEEEDALWMMCAMIEDLLPPSYFSSTLLGVQTDQRVLRHLIVQYLPRLDRLLQEHDIELSLITLHWFLTSFASVVDIRVLLRIWDLLFYEGSIVLFQVTLGMLKFKEEELVSSENSASIFNTLSDLPSQLEDGSAVLGEAVRVAGSLTQDTLDAQRHKHLAYILAEQAQLNSNNSRSLNSSLNKVVRRQGLRRKSTLSSLLFGEDEAEALKAKNIKQTELVAALREAIARTADHFHCLDPHQSTMELTPDYSMESHQQDHENFLVVSRTRRRRAKALLDFERHDDDELGFRKNDIITIISQKDEHCWVGELNGLRGWFPAKFVEVLDERSKEYSLAGDDTVTEAITDLVRGTLCPALKAIFQHGLKKTSILGGPCHPWLFIEEAASREVERDFNSVYSRLVLCKTYRLDEDGKVLTPEELLYRVFFFQAVQSVNMSHDSAHAQMDVKFRSLICVGLNEQVLHLWLEVLCSSINAVEKWYQPWSFLRSPGWVQIKCELRVLSKFSFSLSQDCELPDKKEKSPILKSEVVDVLVQHHLFSWDL, from the exons atgtccg GTAGCTACACCCCGGTCCCTGGGGGCCCTTTTTCAGCACTCACACCTAGCATGTGGCCCCAGGACATCCTGGCCAAGTACCAACAG AAAGACCAAAATAGTGAATCAGAACCTCAGTATGATGAGTTTGGCTTCCGGACCGACAGCGATG ATGGGGTGGAGTCACGCGGGTGTCAACGACCTGATGGAGCTTCACATAGAGAAGACCCACAGCAGAGGCTGCGCTGGCAGGCCCACCTGGAGTTCACCCACAACCACACAGTCGGAGACCTCACCTGGGACCTCATCTCTCCCATCTTGCCCCGCTCAGAACGCCTTCGATCACTTGTGCTGGGTGGTATACCACATAGCATGAGGCCACAG TTATGGATGCGCCTGTCAGGCGCTCTACAGAAGAAGAGAACATCAGACATTTCTTACAGGGAAATCATTAAAAACAGCTCAAATGATGAAACCACAGCAGCCAAACAG ATAGAGAAAGATCTCTTGAGGACCATGCCCACGAACGCATGCTTTAGTACCCTGACGAGCGTCGGCGTGCCCAAACTCAGACGGGTCCTGAGAGGGTTGGCATGGCTTTATCCAGACATCGGCTACTGTCAGGGAACCGGCATG GTGGTGTCGTGTTTGCTGCTCTTCCTGGAGGAAGAGGACGCTCTGTGGATGATGTGTGCCATGATTGAGGATCTGCTTCCCCCATCCTACTTCTCCTCTACGCTGCTCGGTGTTCAGACAGACCAGCGGGTTTTGCGGCACCTCATCGTGCAGTACCTGCCCCGCCTGGACCGCTTGCTACAGGAACATGATATTG AACTTTCTCTCATCACTCTGCATTGGTTCCTTACCTCGTTTGCCAGTGTGGTGGATATCCGAGTGCTGCTGCGTATCTGGGACCTGCTTTTCTACGAGGGCTCCATTGTGCTTTTCCAGGTCACACTGGGAATGCTTAAGTTCAAG GAAGAGGAGCTGGTGTCGTCAGAAAACTCAGCATCTATATTTAACACTCTGTCGGACCTGCCCAGTCAGTTGGAGGATGGCTCGGCAGTGCTCGGAGAGGCCGTGAGGGTGGCCGGCTCGCTCACTCAAGACACACTGGACGCTCAGAGACACAAGCACCTGGCGTACATCCTGGCCGAGCAAGCGCAGCTCAACTCCAACAACTCGCGTTCTCTTAACAGCAGTCTCAACAAG GTGGTGCGGAGGCAGGGTCTGCGCAGGAAGTCCACGCTGAGCTCGCTGCTGTTCGGGGAGGACGAGGCAGAGGCACTCAAAGCCAAAAACATTAAGCAGACAGAGCTGGTGGCAGCACTACGGGAGGCCATCGCTCGCACAGCTGATCACTTTCACTGCCTGGATCCTCACCAATCCACCATG GAACTGACTCCGGATTACTCCATGGAGAGTCATCAGCAGGACCACGAGAACTTTTTAGTGGTTTCACGGACTCGCCGGAGACGGGCGAAGGCACTTTTGGATTTTGAGCGGCATGACGACGATGAGCTGGGCTTTCGGAAAAATGACATTATCACA ATTATCTCACAGAAGGATGAGCATTGTTGGGTGGGAGAGCTGAACGGGCTGAGGG GTTGGTTTCCAGCTAAATTTGTTGAAGTCCTTGATGAAAGGAGTAAAGAG TATTCCTTAGCAGGAGACGACACCGTGACTGAGGCAATAACCGATTTGGTCCGGGGAACATTGTGTCCGGCGCTCAAGGCTATTTTTCAGCATGGTCTGAAGAAAACATCTATACTTGGAGGACCCTGTCACCCCTGGCTTTTCATTGAGGAG GCTGCTAGCAGGGAGGTTGAGAGGGACTTCAACTCGGTTTACTCCAGACTGGTCCTGTGCAAAACATACAG GTTAGATGAAGATGGGAAAGTGCTGACTCCTGAAGAGTTGCTCTACAGA GTCTTCTTTTTTCAGGCTGTTCAATCTGTCAATATGAGTCACGACTCCGCACACGCTCAGATGGATGTCAAGTTTCGCTCTCTCATCTGCGTGGGACTGAA TGAGCAGGTGCTGCATCTGTGGCTGGAAGTGCTGTGCTCCAGTATTAACGCAGTAGAGAAGTGGTACCAGCCCTGGTCATTCCTGCGCAGTCCAGGTTGGGTTCAGATCAAGTGTGAGCTCAG AGTCCTCTCCAAGTTCTCGTTCAGTCTTTCACAAGATTGTGAATTGCCTGACAAAAAAGAG AAGTCACCCATTCTGAAATCAGAAGTGGTGGATGTCTTGGTGCAACATCACCTCTTTAGTTGGGACCTCTAG